One genomic segment of Lampris incognitus isolate fLamInc1 chromosome 2, fLamInc1.hap2, whole genome shotgun sequence includes these proteins:
- the iffo2b gene encoding intermediate filament family orphan 2 encodes MVENLQQGAQESAEVQDELKDKVERLKAELVVFKSLMSDQMSDLDSKIQEKAMKVDMDICRRIDITAKLCDVAQQRNSEDMSKMFNVSPARSLPDRGAMACCRKKERKVVSDEDSSEMDADPSTSEEEVPGSLNITDEMKRVLNQLRETFEIDDDCDSLTWEENEETLLLWEDFTNYNVPYAVTTTTCVPTCPTDNNGEGAEPDSQDRSLGSLIDETESLFKTREQEYQETIDQIEMELATAKSDMNRHLHEYMEMCSMKRGLDVQMETCRRMIKGGRNSPSISSVASSDSGNTDEIQDEISDKDTEADGSAS; translated from the exons ATGGTGGAAAACCTGCAGCAG GGTGCTCAGGAGTCTGCAGAAGTCCAGGACGAGCTGAAAGACAAGGTGGAGAGACTGAAGGCGGAGCTGGTGGTGTTTAAGAGCCTGATGAGTGAT CAAATGTCTGACTTGGACTCAAAGATCCAGGAAAAAGCCATGAAGGTGGACATGGACATCTGCCGGCGGATCGACATCACGGCCAAGTTGTGCGACGTCGCCCAGCAGAGGAACTCGGAGGACATGTCGAAGATGTTCAACGTCAGTCCTGCCAGGTCACTCCCAGATAGG GGTGCCATGGCTTGCTGTAGGAAGAAAGAGCGTAAGGTGGTGTCTGATGAGGACAGTTCAGAGATGGATGCGGACCCCAGCACCTCGGAGGAAGAGGTCCCCGGGTCCCTCAACATCACGGATGAAATGAAACGCGTGCTCAACCAGCT GCGGGAAACATTTGAGATCGATGACGACTGCGACAGTCTGACCTGGGAGGAGAACGAGGAGACGCTGCTGCTGTGGGAGGATTTCACCAACTACAACGTGCCCTACGCTGTCACCACGACGACCTGCGTGCCCACCTGTCCCACCGACAACAATGGAGAGGGGGCGGAGCCA GACTCTCAGGATCGAAGCCTTGGCAGCCTCATAGATGAGACGGAGTCGCTTTttaagaccagagagcaagagtACCAGGAAACAATCGATCAGATCGAG ATGGAGCTGGCCACAGCAAAGAGCGACATGAACCGACATCTGCACGAGTACATGGAGATGTGCAGCATGAAGAGGGGCCTGGACGTACAGATGGAGACCTGCCGGAGGATGATAAAAGGTGGTAGGAACTCTCCCTCCATTAGTTCTGTGGCTAGCAGCGACTCAGGGAACACCGACGAGATCCAGGACGAGATCTCGGACAAGGACACCGAGGCAGACGGATCCGCCAGTTGA